In Mailhella massiliensis, a genomic segment contains:
- a CDS encoding BCCT family transporter codes for MATSNTSHEQENDLRPEKSIFWPAMIGVLLIALPMLFFPKASEEIIGAIYTPFSIKFGSLYLWITVGLIVLCVYFACSRYGDIKFGDPGEKPQYSLPSWVAMIFCSGVAGAVMFWSIVEPLWDLITPPQYAEPLSTEAFDWALTYMLLHWGPNAWCTYFITALPIAYLFHIRRKPVLRISAASEVVLGRQTNGLVGRACDVFFILGLLFCTAVTMCISLPTVEAALEQVFGIKPSFTVEIVVLLVSAGIAAWSVWSGLNKGIKVLSNINVFIALAMVAYGAVCGPTASLFDIFTNAFGKFVGNFWDMNFWTSPFSDSTFPRDWTIFYALFWAGYGPFMGLFIARISRGRTVREVIAWGLVGTCAGGYLIHGVFASYTLYIQYHGILDAVSILKNSGGPAAMMAVLDTLPFGKAVMLVYCAFSTIFLATSVDSGCYVISSVATTRMGVNDDPARWHRSFWALVQALLALGLLSIGGLGVAKIFGNFSGALMALPTMLLTVAWLKIVKKDGNYMLCNFVAKDCMPSGIEEEMSEK; via the coding sequence ATGGCAACATCCAACACCAGTCACGAACAGGAAAACGATCTCAGACCGGAAAAAAGCATATTCTGGCCGGCTATGATCGGCGTGCTGCTGATCGCCCTGCCCATGCTGTTTTTCCCCAAGGCCTCGGAAGAAATCATCGGGGCCATCTATACTCCGTTCAGCATTAAATTCGGTTCTCTGTATCTGTGGATCACCGTGGGACTCATCGTCCTGTGCGTATACTTCGCCTGCAGCCGCTACGGCGACATCAAGTTCGGCGACCCCGGTGAAAAGCCTCAGTATTCCCTGCCTTCCTGGGTTGCCATGATTTTCTGTTCCGGCGTGGCCGGCGCGGTGATGTTCTGGTCCATCGTGGAACCGCTGTGGGACCTCATCACTCCGCCCCAGTACGCCGAACCTCTGAGCACGGAAGCCTTTGACTGGGCGCTCACCTACATGCTGCTGCACTGGGGCCCCAACGCCTGGTGCACCTACTTCATCACCGCTCTGCCCATCGCCTATCTGTTCCACATCCGCCGCAAGCCCGTGCTGCGTATTTCCGCCGCTTCGGAAGTGGTGCTCGGCAGGCAGACCAACGGTCTCGTGGGCCGCGCGTGCGACGTGTTCTTCATTCTCGGCCTGCTCTTCTGCACGGCCGTGACCATGTGTATTTCCCTGCCCACCGTGGAAGCGGCCCTGGAGCAGGTGTTCGGCATCAAGCCTTCCTTCACCGTGGAAATCGTGGTGCTTCTCGTGAGCGCCGGTATCGCCGCCTGGTCCGTGTGGTCCGGCCTGAACAAGGGCATCAAGGTGCTCTCCAACATCAACGTGTTCATCGCTCTCGCCATGGTGGCCTACGGCGCGGTCTGCGGTCCCACCGCATCGCTGTTCGACATCTTCACCAACGCGTTCGGCAAGTTCGTGGGCAACTTCTGGGACATGAACTTCTGGACCTCCCCCTTCAGCGACAGCACCTTCCCCCGCGACTGGACCATTTTCTACGCCCTGTTCTGGGCCGGTTACGGTCCCTTCATGGGCCTGTTCATCGCCCGTATCTCCCGCGGCCGTACCGTGCGTGAAGTCATCGCCTGGGGCCTCGTGGGTACCTGCGCCGGCGGCTATCTCATCCACGGCGTATTCGCTTCCTACACCCTTTACATCCAGTACCACGGCATTCTCGATGCGGTGAGCATCCTCAAGAACTCCGGCGGCCCCGCCGCCATGATGGCCGTGCTCGACACCCTGCCCTTCGGTAAGGCCGTCATGCTGGTGTACTGCGCCTTCTCCACCATCTTCCTTGCCACCTCCGTGGACTCCGGCTGCTACGTCATCTCTTCCGTGGCCACCACCCGCATGGGCGTCAACGACGACCCCGCCCGCTGGCACCGTTCCTTCTGGGCTCTCGTTCAGGCCCTTCTCGCCCTCGGTCTGCTTTCCATCGGCGGCCTCGGCGTGGCCAAGATCTTCGGCAACTTCTCGGGCGCTCTCATGGCGTTGCCCACCATGCTGCTCACCGTGGCGTGGCTGAAGATCGTCAAGAAGGACGGCAACTACATGCTCTGCAACTTCGTGGCGAAGGATTGTATGCCTTCCGGTATTGAAGAGGAAATGAGCGAAAAGTAA
- a CDS encoding alkaline phosphatase family protein → MSPKAKRAALIGYDCLIPKRLEAMLAQGGLDNFRKFMAEGSFIPEGYNLPTVTPPSWATICTGAYPRTHGVEDYYYYHEGRSLDYKETSQAFGSDILTAQTIWDAWDKEGKKCIVVNYPMSWPSHMKNGILVMGQGLSPAETRWPLHGNEHKEFLASESVISTDYYPMGVQGRFDDAKGWKHLPDCDEPLEMEVKMHFKESIEPLKDQVWYGLAWESGDDGFDTFALCPEKDYSKAFFTIKVGQWSEPVQHDFTIAADGRTEKGVFRCKLMQLSDDAEEFKLYVSGIAGRIGFISPASAADQIDLSKQITANDIGLVAYLHGIIDTDTVCELVEFHSAWLWNTIKCLLTANPDWDLFYMHSHPIDWFYHGWLSELDSKDPEVRARAEKMERHIYTVEDRLLGNLMELMGDETLMCVCSDHGATPMGPILNTAHALKEAGLCSYEPKKSENYWDIYEETEGFNYVLDVTKSLAVPQRYMFVYVNLKGKYPGGIVEPEDYEKVRDRIIDALLDYKHPETGERPVLLAVRKEDAKVFGMGGAQAGDVVYVLKPEYMAEHGYGLPTGESGCGSLKNLLMFRGPNIKKGYRYPRPRWLADIVPTLCYITGNPVPADAEGAPIYQIMEDPNLVK, encoded by the coding sequence ATGTCGCCCAAAGCCAAAAGAGCCGCACTCATCGGTTATGACTGCCTTATCCCCAAACGTCTTGAAGCGATGCTCGCCCAGGGCGGCCTGGACAACTTCCGCAAGTTCATGGCGGAAGGCAGCTTCATCCCCGAAGGCTACAACCTGCCCACCGTCACTCCTCCCTCCTGGGCCACCATCTGCACGGGCGCCTATCCCCGCACCCACGGTGTGGAAGACTACTACTATTATCACGAAGGCCGCAGCCTCGACTACAAGGAAACCTCTCAGGCCTTCGGTTCCGACATTCTGACCGCGCAGACCATCTGGGACGCCTGGGACAAGGAAGGCAAGAAGTGCATCGTGGTGAACTACCCCATGTCCTGGCCTTCCCACATGAAGAACGGCATTCTGGTCATGGGTCAGGGCCTCTCCCCCGCTGAAACCCGCTGGCCGCTGCACGGCAATGAACACAAGGAATTTCTCGCCTCGGAAAGCGTGATCTCCACCGATTACTATCCCATGGGCGTTCAGGGCCGCTTCGACGACGCCAAGGGCTGGAAGCACCTGCCCGACTGCGACGAGCCTCTGGAAATGGAAGTGAAGATGCACTTCAAGGAATCCATCGAGCCTCTGAAGGATCAGGTGTGGTACGGCCTCGCCTGGGAAAGCGGCGACGACGGCTTCGACACCTTCGCCCTCTGCCCTGAAAAAGACTACTCCAAGGCCTTCTTCACCATCAAGGTGGGCCAGTGGAGCGAACCCGTGCAGCACGACTTCACCATCGCCGCCGACGGCCGCACCGAAAAGGGCGTGTTCCGCTGCAAGCTGATGCAGCTTTCCGACGACGCTGAAGAATTCAAGCTCTATGTTTCCGGCATCGCGGGCCGCATCGGCTTCATCTCCCCCGCCTCCGCCGCCGACCAGATCGACCTTTCCAAGCAGATCACGGCCAACGACATCGGTCTTGTGGCCTACCTGCACGGCATCATCGATACCGACACCGTGTGCGAACTCGTGGAATTCCACAGCGCCTGGCTCTGGAACACCATCAAGTGCCTGCTCACCGCCAACCCCGACTGGGATCTGTTCTACATGCATTCCCATCCCATCGACTGGTTCTATCACGGCTGGCTGAGCGAACTGGACAGCAAGGATCCCGAAGTGCGCGCCCGCGCCGAAAAGATGGAACGCCACATCTACACCGTGGAAGACCGCCTGCTCGGCAACCTCATGGAACTCATGGGCGATGAAACCCTCATGTGCGTGTGCTCCGACCACGGCGCCACCCCCATGGGCCCCATCCTCAACACCGCTCACGCCCTCAAGGAAGCCGGTCTCTGCTCCTACGAACCCAAGAAGTCGGAAAACTACTGGGACATCTACGAAGAAACCGAAGGCTTCAACTACGTTCTCGACGTTACCAAGTCTCTCGCCGTGCCCCAGCGCTACATGTTCGTGTACGTCAACCTCAAGGGCAAGTACCCCGGCGGCATCGTGGAACCTGAAGACTACGAAAAGGTGCGCGACCGCATCATCGACGCCCTGCTCGACTACAAGCATCCCGAAACCGGCGAACGTCCCGTGCTGCTCGCCGTGCGCAAGGAAGACGCCAAGGTCTTCGGCATGGGCGGCGCTCAGGCCGGCGACGTGGTCTATGTGCTCAAGCCCGAATACATGGCCGAACACGGCTACGGTCTGCCCACCGGCGAATCCGGCTGCGGCAGCCTGAAGAACCTGCTCATGTTCCGCGGCCCCAACATCAAGAAGGGCTACCGCTATCCCCGTCCCCGCTGGCTGGCCGACATCGTACCCACCCTCTGCTACATCACCGGCAACCCCGTTCCCGCCGATGCCGAGGGCGCGCCC
- the pssA gene encoding CDP-diacylglycerol--serine O-phosphatidyltransferase → MRDPNKPVPRGVYILPNLFTTASLFAGFFSIILAFNHQFDLAAWAILVGAAMDGLDGKVARLTGTASQFGIEYDSLADDVTFGVAPGMLAYAWQLHEFGRLGLAVAFLFCGCAALRLARFNVGVSTTSKRFFVGLPSPACACVLATFVLFMPYYPGFLMPVLPALTLVISVVVPLLMVSRVRYFSFKEFGFIKAHPFQTMVATLIVLSMVFSLPRLFCFLILISYVISGPAYTFLLRRRGKTLDPEAADAARAAQKAAEEAKPAE, encoded by the coding sequence ATGCGCGATCCCAACAAGCCCGTGCCCCGCGGCGTGTACATTCTGCCGAATCTTTTCACCACCGCCAGCCTCTTTGCCGGGTTCTTCAGCATCATTCTTGCCTTCAACCATCAGTTCGACCTTGCGGCCTGGGCCATTCTTGTGGGCGCCGCCATGGACGGACTGGACGGAAAGGTGGCGCGCCTTACCGGCACGGCAAGCCAGTTCGGCATCGAATACGATTCCCTGGCCGACGACGTGACCTTCGGCGTGGCCCCCGGTATGCTGGCCTATGCCTGGCAGCTGCATGAATTCGGCCGCCTCGGCCTTGCCGTGGCCTTCCTTTTCTGCGGCTGCGCGGCCCTGCGTCTCGCCCGCTTCAACGTGGGCGTATCCACCACCTCCAAGCGCTTCTTCGTGGGCCTGCCCAGCCCCGCCTGCGCCTGCGTGCTGGCCACGTTCGTGCTGTTCATGCCGTACTACCCCGGATTCCTCATGCCCGTGCTGCCCGCCCTCACGCTGGTCATCTCCGTCGTGGTGCCGCTGCTCATGGTCAGCCGCGTACGCTACTTTTCCTTCAAGGAATTCGGCTTCATCAAGGCTCATCCCTTCCAGACCATGGTGGCCACCCTCATCGTGCTCAGCATGGTCTTTTCCCTGCCCCGGCTGTTCTGCTTCCTCATTCTCATAAGCTACGTCATTTCCGGCCCGGCCTATACCTTCCTTCTGCGCCGCAGAGGAAAGACGCTGGACCCGGAAGCTGCCGATGCCGCCAGAGCCGCCCAGAAGGCCGCAGAAGAGGCAAAGCCCGCAGAGTAA